A single window of Salvia splendens isolate huo1 chromosome 8, SspV2, whole genome shotgun sequence DNA harbors:
- the LOC121744998 gene encoding probable WRKY transcription factor 26: protein MSSVSFTSLLTSDHHSTTTSSAVSRGLGDRIAERTGSGVPKFKSLPPPSLPITPLSVASPSSWFAIPPGLSPAELLDSPILLPASNILPSPTTGTFPIQDFGWKSGSSRNDIKLEHSNYSEFCFQTQKPLPSYNLLNQGDERWNYQQSANPNDQHKPSAKSEIDQTPSYSPEMAAIQGNDQSCNTAQIEYNHYNQKQASSQNRKSDDGYNWRKYGQKQVKGRENPRSYYKCTFANCSMKKKVETDLDGRITEIVYKGNHNHPKPQSTRRSLLSSSSASSSVHHQSYSAQISEQSYGQERIDSSVATPDNSTISIGDDELEQSSRKSRSGGDEIDDEEPRTKRWKCESESECVSAVGSRAVREPRVVVQTTSDIDILDDGYRWRKYGQKVVKGNPNPRSYYKCTTPECAVRKHVERASQDPRSVITTYEGKHNHDIPAARGSGSGNGYGRLSSNAGAAIRPTPLPNNGMRQPMIDGYDMGSYGYSSFGTYDTTPFSRAKDEPKDDLFLESLLC, encoded by the exons ATGTCTTCTGTCTCTTTCACCAGTCTCCTCACCTCCGACCACCACTCTaccaccacctcctccgccGTGAGCAGAGGCCTCGGTGATCGGATAGCTGAGAGGACTGGCTCTGGTGTTCCCAAATTCAAGTCCCTGCCGCCGCCTTCGCTGCCGATAACTCCCCTCTCCGTCGCTTCGCCTTCTTCCTGGTTCGCTATTCCACCCGGCCTCAGCCCCGCCGAGCTTCTCGATTCTCCAATTCTTCTTCCCGCTTCCAAT ATTTTGCCGTCTCCGACCACCGGGACTTTTCCGATTCAGGATTTCGGTTGGAAGAGTGGTTCCAGTAGAAACGATATCAAGCTCGAACACAGCAACTACTCAGAATTCTGTTTCCAAACCCAAAAGCCTTTGCCGTCTTATAATTTG tTGAACCAGGGTGATGAGAGATGGAATTACCAACAGTCCGCCAATCCAAACGATCAACACAAACCAAGCGCGAAATCGGAAATCGATCAAACGCCGAGCTACTCGCCGGAAATGGCTGCGATCCAAGGAAACGATCAAAGCTGCAACACCGCGCAAATAGAATACAATCACTACAATCAGAAGCAAGCATCGTCACAGAATCGTAAGTCAGATGATGGCTACAACTGGAGGAAATACGGGCAGAAGCAGGTGAAGGGGAGAGAAAATCCGAGAAGCTATTACAAGTGCACCTTCGCCAATTGCTCGATGAAGAAGAAAGTGGAAACGGATTTAGACGGACGGATCACTGAGATCGTCTACAAAGGCAATCACAACCATCCCAAGCCTCAATCCACTCGAAGATCGTTGTTGTCTTCTTCATCGGCTTCTTCATCCGTACACCACCAGTCCTACTCTGCACAAATCTCCGAGCAATCGTACGGCCAGGAGAGGATCGATTCTTCCGTCGCAACTCCCGACAACTCGACGATTTCGATTGGGGATGATGAGCTGGAGCAGAGCTCGCGCAAGAGTAGGTCCGGTGGAGATGAGATCGACGATGAAGAGCCTCGTACCAAGAGATG GAAATGCGAGAGTGAGAGTGAATGCGTTTCTGCAGTTGGAAGCAGGGCAGTGAGAGAACCCAGAGTGGTAGTTCAGACGACTAGCGACATTGATATCCTCGACGATGGCTACCGATGGAGAAAGTATGGGCAGAAAGTGGTGAAGGGGAATCCAAATCCTAG GAGCTACTACAAGTGCACGACTCCAGAGTGCGCGGTGAGGAAGCATGTGGAGCGGGCATCTCAGGATCCCCGGTCAGTGATAACAACGTACGAAGGGAAGCACAACCACGACATCCCTGCTGCtcgtggtagtggtagtggtaatGGTTATGGCAGGCTGAGCAGCAATGCTGGTGCAGCCATAAGGCCGACCCCATTGCCAAATAACGGTATGAGGCAGCCCATGATCGATGGCTATGACATGGGAAGCTATGGCTACTCGAGTTTTGGAACCTACGACACTACACCGTTTTCGAGAGCCAAAGATGAGCCTAAAGATGACTTGTTTCTCGAGTCATTGTTGTGCTGA
- the LOC121744329 gene encoding uncharacterized protein LOC121744329: MVDRMPAHLKYLDRLVRLTDRSCIDNLRMDRNTFGRLCHILRDRSGLIDQKFVTVEEQVAMFLYILSHHKKTRIVGYDFMRSSQTVSRYIHLVLRGVLSQHSLFLVQPTPIDDECTDSRWKWFKGCLGALDGTYINVRVPLADIPRYRNRKGQITTNTLAVCDQHLRFIYVLPGWEGSAGDSRILRDAVSRPLGLQVPEGMTVVVKFLLGNDVVCKIFDLVHLDVDVSFCKLLLFMRQCLLQL, encoded by the exons ATGGTTGATAGGATGCCTGCACATTTAAAGTATTTGGACAGGCTCGTTCGTCTCACGGATCGATCTTGTATTGACAACTTACGGATGGATAGGAATACATTTGGTCGGTTATGTCATATTCTTAGGGATAGGAGTGGTTTAATTGACCAAAAATTCGTTACAGTAGAGGAGCAAGTAGCCATGTTTTTGTATATTCTATCTCACCACAAGAAGACACGAATTGTTGGATATGATTTCATGCGCTCTTCGCAAACTGTATCAAGGTACATTCATCTCGTGCTTCGTGGTGTGCTCTCCCAACACTCCTTATTTTTAGTTCAACCTACTCCTATTGATGATGAGTGTACCGATTCAAGATGGAAGTGGTTTAAG GGATGCCTTGGAGCTTTAGATGGGACATACATCAATGTTCGCGTCCCTCTTGCAGATATTCCACGGTACCGTAACAGAAAAGGGcaaataacaacaaacacgCTTGCCGTCTGTGATCAGCATCTTCGATTTATATACGTGTTGCCAGGATGGGAAGGGTCGGCGGGGGATTCCAGAATATTACGTGACGCAGTCAGCAGACCACTTGGTTTACAGGTGCCAGAAGGTATGACTGTAGTGGTCAAATTTTTATTAGGAAATGATGTAGTGTGCAAGATATTTGATTTAGTGCATTTGGATGTTGATGTTTCGTTTTGTAAGTTGTTATTATTTATGCGACAATGCTTACTCCAATTGTGA
- the LOC121742921 gene encoding cation/H(+) antiporter 14-like, translating to MSPSSTLGIVEAPSGGEDILICQFIHMTNSQGSTWFGGDPFSYTVPLLLAQFCLIFFVTSLVWLFLRPCKQGMVSAQLIGGIIMGKSCLGRIRAYSDKIFPASGRQILETSADLGFILYLFIIGVHVDLNLVKKVERYAVVIGVSCFVAPLAIGLGVTFLVTNTMDLDPETVICLPFVASLTAISSFPVITSLLTDLNILNSEIGRMATLASVVSDICNYCISIISGGLVVYLMTRRFEVIMSVICAILFFMVILFILRPMITFVAKRVSEGHQIKESHFVVVVVVVLICSLGSEVLGQPAGLGTFILGVLIPDGGRLFADKMETFSIGLLVPAKFVISGLIVDVSSIHAFSGFAYGIVLFICYTCKFLSVFIVSLYYKLPTRDACALALIMCCKGAIEAALYITLFEDGVIGRQAYSLLLLSSLLVTGIARPLIAHLYDPSSRYLGLCKNSIMLNQPNDELRMLLCIHDADSIPTILSFIDAMHGNRPIALFALSLTELKGRGAAVLEQTTDITSNQAAKALNSLADRIAGHLVVRHFTSISPYASMHDDVCTLAADQIANIAILPFHKEYTMDGTVGLSSPSVRMVNQNVMDKSPCSVAILVDRGQFLVNHKSNQSFHVCLLFLGGMDDCEALALCTGFIHNHNVTITFLWLRPWDHAKYTQQNVEIEMVNQFKAKTIGYHRINYKEELVKDAIDTTTVIGSLKDYDFDLCVVGRSHDAESEMLAGINEWSECPELGVIGDMLANPDFHFSVLVVQQQPAGADIGKYANVQPVASGYISSSRYSDCKDDFDSFHRV from the exons ATGTCGCCTTCATCTACGTTAGGCATTGTGGAGGCGCCAAGTGGGGGCGAAGATATATTGATATGTCAATTTATCCACATGACAAATTCACAAGGAAGCACATGGTTCGGGGGAGATCCCTTCTCCTACACCGTTCCACTTCTCCTGGCGCAGTTTTGTCTCATCTTCTTCGTCACAAGTCTCGTCTGGCTCTTCCTCAGACCTTGTAAGCAAGGCATGGTCAGCGCACAACTCATC GGAGGCATCATCATGGGAAAGTCTTGTCTCGGGCGGATTAGAGCTTACAGCGATAAGATATTTCCTGCGTCAGGAAGACAAATTCTAGAAACTTCGGCGGACTTAGGGTTCATCTTGTATTTGTTTATAATAGGAGTTCATGTAGATCTAAACTTGGTGAAGAAGGTGGAAAGATACGCAGTGGTGATTGGCGTTTCATGCTTCGTAGCCCCTCTGGCTATCGGCTTGGGTGTCACTTTTCTGGTGACCAACACCATGGATCTCGACCCCGAGACAGTGATATGTCTCCCTTTCGTAGCGAGTTTAACGGCTATATCTTCCTTCCCGGTGATCACCAGCCTGCTCACCGATCTCAACATTCTCAACTCGGAGATTGGAAGGATGGCCACCCTGGCATCCGTGGTGAGCGATATCTGCAACTACTGCATCTCTATAATTTCTGGTGGACTGGTTGTGTATTTGATGACAAGGCGGTTTGAAGTGATTATGTCAGTCATCTGtgccattttatttttcatggTCATCTTGTTTATACTCCGTCCCATGATCACATTCGTAGCTAAACGTGTTTCCGAGGGGCATCAGATCAAGGAGTCGCATTTTgttgttgtggtggtggtggtcttGATATGCAGTTTGGGATCAGAGGTTTTGGGGCAACCCGCGGGGCTTGGGACGTTCATCTTGGGTGTTTTGATTCCAGATGGTGGGAGATTGTTTGCGGATAAGATGGAGACATTCAGCATTGGGTTGCTTGTTCCCGCCAAGTTTGTTATTAGTGGTCTCATAGTGGATGTTTCATCTATCCATGCTTTTTCCGGATTTGCATATGGGATAGTTCTTTTCATATGCTACACTTGCAAGTTCCTTTCAGTTTTCATCGTTTCCCTCTACTACAAGCTGCCGACTCGAGATGCTTGCGCCCTCGCTCTCATCATGTGCTGCAAAGGCGCAATCGAAGCAGCTCTCTACATCACCTTGTTCGAGGATGGG GTCATAGGACGTCAAGCATACTCCTTGTTGCTACTGTCATCATTGTTGGTGACTGGAATAGCCAGACCTCTAATAGCACACCTTTACGACCCATCGTCACGATACCTAGGCCTTTGCAAGAACTCCATCATGTTAAACCAGCCCAACGACGAGTTGCGGATGTTGCTCTGCATCCACGATGCAGACAGCATCCCCACCATCCTCTCTTTCATCGATGCCATGCATGGCAACAGGCCCATCGCCCTCTTCGCCCTTAGCCTCACGGAGCTCAAGGGCAGAGGGGCTGCCGTCCTCGAACAAACCACCGACATCACTTCCAACCAAGCCGCCAAAGCCCTTAACTCTCTAGCAGACAGGATTGCTGGCCACTTGGTCGTCCGCCACTTCACCTCTATCTCCCCTTATGCCAGCATGCATGACGACGTATGCACCCTCGCTGCCGACCAGATCGCCAACATCGCtatccttcccttccacaaggAGTACACCATGGATGGCACCGTGGGCCTATCCTCCCCTTCCGTGAGGATGGTAAACCAAAATGTGATGGATAAGTCCCCCTGCTCTGTGGCCATCCTAGTCGACCGCGGCCAGTTCCTCGTCAACCATAAGTCGAATCAAAGCTTCCATGTGTGCCTTCTCTTCCTAGGTGGCATGGATGACTGTGAGGCCCTTGCCTTATGCACCGGCTTCATCCACAACCATAATGTCACCATCACCTTCCTCTGGTTACGGCCGTGGGACCATGCCAAGTACACCCAACAAAACGTGGAGATTGAGATGGTGAACCAGTTCAAGGCTAAGACGATAGGTTACCATAGGATCAACTACAAGGAGGAGCTTGTGAAGGATGCCATAGACACCACCACGGTTATTGGATCGCTCAAGGACTACGATTTTGATCTATGCGTGGTGGGGCGATCCCACGATGCCGAGTCAGAGATGTTGGCTGGGATTAATGAATGGAGCGAGTGTCCAGAGCTTGGGGTCATTGGAGACATGCTGGCTAATCCTGATTTCCACTTTTCTGTGCTCGTTGTGCAACAGCAGCCGGCGGGGGCGGATATTGGCAAGTACGCCAACGTCCAACCCGTTGCCAGCGGCTATATTTCATCGTCGCGTTATAGCGATTGCAAAGATGACTTCGACTCGTTTCACCGTGTCTAG
- the LOC121745059 gene encoding 28S ribosomal protein S29, mitochondrial-like, translating into MLLRSLLRATTGAASPLRQSQWQLTNCRNMASKTPKAKGGSSKGKKTQPKFDKKTQSKSDLKDKKPEEVLVASPESIAKQDAELRRRLLAEDEKNPALDVGPNGRSLFTSAPSLSSLTDNDVNHYFRFSMKELNEVLPEGLPLGMVKEFEESCRSALLVRRCFIELRDNFRQAADPSLAAKSKGHKVKKQIVLDGLLSCGKSTVLAMLVNWARKEGWLVLYVPRGRDWALGGLFYKNPETNLWDTPVQAVNILKDFLKFNKSLLEGITCKILDPIPLGEGAGVGWPKGRDKMQILEGTTLSQLVEAGVKDSHAAVGVVVRLRKELSKVTSVPVLIAIDQYNNWFTFTDFEEPVTDRSVRPIHAREVATVNAFRSMMHDDMMVGAFSHSTAVGKLRQELPDVPTDARIFLPRYNLDEAATVCHYYLRQRLAKHDAFTEENWKKIFYLSHGNGTEMRYLVPFMR; encoded by the exons ATGTTGCTCCGATCACTCCTCCGAGCAACTACCGGCGCCGCCTCACCACTCCGGCAATCTCAGTGGCAGCTCACCAATTGCCGGAACATGGCCTCTAAAACCCCTAAAGCTAAAGGTGGTTCCAGCAAAGGAAAGAAAACCCAGCCAAAATTCGATAAGAAAACACAGTCCAAATCCGATCTAAAGGATAAGAAGCCTGAAGAAGTGCTGGTGGCGAGCCCCGAGTCTATTGCTAAACAAGATGCcgagctccgccgccgcctgcTAGCGGAGGATGAGAAGAATCCCGCCCTTGACGTGGGCCCCAATGGCCGTTCTCTCTTCACTTCCGCTCCGTCCCTCTCGTCCCTCACTGATAATGATGTCAACCATTACTTTCGATTCAG CATGAAGGAGTTAAACGAGGTTTTGCCAGAGGGGCTTCCATTGGGAATGGTGAAGGAATTCGAGGAATCATGCAGGAGTGCCTTGTTGGTGCGGCGGTGCTTCATTGAACTTCGGGATAATTTCAGGCAGGCTGCTGATCCTTCATTAGCAGCCAAGTCTAAAG GTCATAAAGTAAAAAAGCAAATTGTACTAGATGGCCTTTTGAGTTGTGGGAAGAGTACTGTACTTGCAATGCTTGTTAACTGGGCCCGCAAGGAAGGTTGGCTTGTGCTTTATGTCCCTCGAGGCCGAGACTGGGCACTTGGTGGATTATTCTATAAAAATCCTGAGACTAATCTGTGGGATACCCCTGTGCAGGCTGTAAACATTctaaaa GATTTCTTGAAGTTCAATAAGTCTTTATTGGAAGGTATAACATGCAAAATACTTGATCCTATTCCTTTGGGAGAGGGTGCTGGTGTTGGCTGGCCAAAAGGTAGGGATAAGATGCAAATTCTTGAAGGGACAACTCTTTCCCAGCTAGTTGAGGCTGGAGTTAAAGACTCACATGCTGCTGTTGGAGTGGTGGTTAGATTGAGGAAGGAATTATCTAAAGTGACTAGCGTCCCTGTTCTTATTGCAATTGATCAA TACAATAATTGGTTCACATTTACTGACTTTGAGGAGCCAGTGACTGATCGTTCTGTTCGACCCATTCATGCTAGAGAAGTTGCTACT GTCAATGCATTCAGGTCAATGATGCATGATGATATGATGGTGGGTGCCTTTTCTCATTCAACTGCTGTTGGAAAATTGCGTCAAGAATTACCAGATGTTCCTACTGATGCTCGAATCTTTCTCCCTCGGTACAATTTGGATGAGGCCGCTACCGTCTGCCATTACTATCTCAG GCAAAGACTAGCGAAACATGATGCATTTACGGAGGAAAACTGGAAAAAGATCTTCTACTTGTCTCATGGAAATGGAACAGAGATGAGATATTTAGTTCCTTTCATGAGGTGA